In Halichondria panicea chromosome 9, odHalPani1.1, whole genome shotgun sequence, a genomic segment contains:
- the LOC135340833 gene encoding uncharacterized protein LOC135340833: protein MLKARLHSFFGRPPVEPLVEPPPRYGQFSAVDGHHYLWRGVGPGRGSNIIAVYDPSTELWSLLPTTGPLPPGPLPPGEADGCSVCVGRCLYTFGGWDGSSYVNDMSRLDLDTLQWTKVQTSGSQPMKKAYCGLVCVNERTLCCFGGVGIEGTTQPGSTCTGGRTNEFHFFDTQNGVWSSPELRGERPPPCSAFTFIMVDQHRAVLFGGWQLGRGRLNEVYLFDFRTLEVTKVKPVQGEPWPVERSLHAACCLNYGDHPQLLVYGGLDDDIKTLGDMWILDVDAFKWTEVTPPESMTPRLYHSITATSLGPGLTEVLVFGGRRELWGDPIAETTILRFELTGPSASVSAGKWALVDVAHNDTRGSAQRLGEKRIRQATARASSVSETSDHSSQDRVRALEQQLRAAEQREHDTQRHHQLQLQEKDRELATQARELTEANRRHGDAEERAQLAEQREQATQLLLQVKDRELAEANHRHGDAETRIQELQEDLQRSDRRAQLAEERAEGLETQWVVHREEITMTERQLGGGGWGVVKVAKFRGIEVAAKTLYEQLRSDYYRHVFIREMNMAARLRHPHLVQFIGATLEGEMIILTELMATSLRRVLEGGRISREHILSISVQVCQALNYLHLMQPDPVIHRDISSANILLNPLPDGRWSAKVTDYGSVNTQRMLNTMNPGSPVYAAPEAGNPSLQSTKMDMFSLGVLLIEMCSGQFPSDDGRERLLLTIQDRQFSDIISRCIHRDRDNRPTARQLLNELLHL from the exons ATGTTGAAAGCTCGGCTGCACTCCTTTTTTGGTCGTCCACCAGTTGAACCATTAGTTGAACCACCACCTCGTTATGGTCAATTCTCTGCAGTTGACGGACACCATTACCTGTGGAGGGGGGTTGGTCCAGGACGAGGGTCtaacatcattgctgtgtatgatccaagcactgagctgtggagcctcttgcccaccactggacctctaCCCCCTGGACCTCTACCCCCTGGAGAGGCTGATGgttgctctgtttgtgtaggtcgtTGCCTGTACACCTTTGGTGGTTGGGATGGGTCTTCTTACGTCAATGACATGAGCAGGCTTgatctggacactctccagtggaccaaagttcAAACCTCTGGTAGTCAGCCTATGAAAAAGGCTTACTGTGGGCTTGTCTGTGTGAATGAGAGAACTCTGTGCTGCTTTGGAGGAGTCGGTATTGAGGGCACCACACAACCAGGATCAACATGCACCGGTGGACGCACAAACGAGTTTCATTTCTTTGACACACAAAATG gtgtctggtcgtcccctgagctgagaggagagagacctcctccCTGTAGTGCCTTCACCTTCATCATGGTGGACCAGCACAGGGCAGTCCTCTTTGGAGGGTGGCAACTTGGCCGTGGTAGGCTCAATGAAGTCTACCTCTTCGATTTTAGGACACTG gaggtcactaaggtgaagccagtacagggagagccatggccagtggagaggtcactccatgctgcctgttgtctcaactatggcgaccaccctcaactactggTGTACGGAGGACTGGATGATGACATCAAGACACTGGGGGACATGTGGATACTGGATGTTGACGCTTTCAAGTGGACAGAG gtgacacctcctgagtCAATGACACCACGTCTCTAccactccatcactgccaccagtctGGGACCAGGACTCACTGAGGTCCTCGTGTTTGGAGGCCGTCGAGAGCTGTGGGGAGATCCCATTGCTGAGACCACCATACTGAGATTTG agttgactggaccctcagcgtctgtctcggctgggaagtgggctctcgtggatgtggcccacaacgacactagaggctccgcccagcgactgggtgagaagaggatcagacaagcaactgctcgtgcctcatcagtcagtgagaccagcgaccactcctctcaagaccgggtgagggctctggaacaacagttacgagcagcagagcagagagagcacGACACTCAACGTCACCACCAACTACAGTTGCAAGAGAAAGATCGAGAATTAGCTACACAAGCTAGAGAATTGACCGAGGCCAACCGTCGTCATGGAGATGCGGAGGAAAGAGCACAGCTGGCAGAGCAAAGAGAGCAAGCTACACAATTACTTTTACAAGTGAAAGATCGTGAATTGGCTGAGGCTAACCATCGCCATGGAGATGCTGAGACTAGAATCCAAGAACTTCAAGAAGACCTCCAAAGGTCAGACAGGAGAGCCCAGCTGGCAGAGGAGCGAGCAGAGGGTCTGGAGACTCAGTGGGTGGTCCATCGCGAGGAGATCACAATGACAGAGAGACAGCTCGGTGGGGGAGGATGGGGGGTCGTCAAAGTGGCCAAGTTCCGAGGAATCGAGGTGGCAGCCAAGACACTGTACGAGCAGCTCAGATCCGACTATTACCGACACGTGTTTATTCGTGAGATGAACATGGCGGCTCGTCTGCGACACCCACACCTGGTCCAGTTCATAGGAGCCACGCTGGAGGGGGAGATGATCATCCTGACAGAGCTCATGGCCACCAGTCTGAGGAGGGTGCTGGAGGGAGGTCGTATCTCACGTGAACACATCCTCTCCATCTCTGTGCAGGTCTGTCAAGCCCTCAACTATCTCCACCTCATGCAGCCAGACCCAGTGATCCATCGTGACATCAGCAGTGCAAACATCCTCCTCAACCCTCTACCCGATGGCCGCTGGAGTGCAAAGGTCACCGACTACGGCTCCGTGAACACACAGCGAATGTTGAACACAATGAACCCAGGGAGTCCTGTATACGCTGCCCCTGAGGCCGGTAACCCGTCCCTCCAGTCAACCAAGATGGACATGTTCAGTCTGGGGGTGCTCCTGATCGAGATGTGTTCTGGCCAGTTTCCGAGTGATGACGGACGTGAGCGCTTACTCCTCACCATCCAAGACCGTCAGTTCTCTGACATCATCAGTCGCTGTATCCATAGAGACAGAGACAATCGACCAACCGCTCGACAACTGTTGAATGAACTGCTACATTTATAG